aactacatattattttttatgttcgTGATGCCTAGTACAAATCACATTACACTTTAATCCATCTAGCCATTATGGACTAACCAATTATGAGatttaaaagaatgaacatttaagatttcttctctatttctgtttctctgatagAAACATTTGAAGAAAGTGTGTTTTATACCCATCTCCTAAAAGTTTACTAATTGCTTAATTTGTTCAGTTTGCAATGATTGTCTCCTTAACaacattttcttacttttgaaTTCTTTAGGGAAAATCGGAACTGTTGGCATAAGCACTTTTTGGCCACAAGAAAGAAGGCTGCAAATCTTGTTGTTGACATTGATATCTGAGATGGGAGGGTGagaatttacatttaaaggtgGGAGAAATCCTTGTCTGGTTTGGGTAACACTGTGATCTAAAGGGAAAGCTCCTGAACCTCGCCTTTCTAAAATTGCATGATTTCTCCTGCTCAGGGGACCTGGGGGCATATTCTCTAACAATTCTTTGGACTCTGACAATTGGGAAGGAGATGGTGAGAggatctttttctttcctacaaGTGCTTTGCCATCTTCTAAATTTGGAGGGGTAAGGCCAGCTGAGAGCTGGGAATCAGAGCTGTAGTGATTTGCCCCCAAGTTTCTTTTTTGAACTATACTTCTTAAGGTGGAAGTAAATATTGTCTGGTTAGAATCTGGGTCCTGGTCAGCAGGGACTTCAATGCATTGCTGATTTCCTTCTGAAAGACAAGACTGataatttatttcatcatatGACATCTTCCTTGAGCTGGCCTGATCAAAGGCTCTTAGCAAATGTGCAGTGTCTTTTACATCAATGCTTTGGTGCCTAGTGATGAACCGCTTGGAAAGTGCCAGCCCATTGGTTTTATAGGATAATTCTTCCTCTGGTGTAATATCCTGGAGCTCCTCTTGCAATGAAGCCACTCTGTTCTGGTGCATTAATGATGGGGGACTCTTGATCCAGGGTGGAGCCTGGGGGAGCTTGGGCCCCTTAGGGGCCAGAGCAGGTTTCCTCACAGGGGAACCTGGGTCCCAGGTATCATCATTGCTTCCAGTGAGCTCAAGATCTTTAAAACCAAAAAGTGTCAGTTCTGTTTCAGAAGAATGTGAAAGTGGTGATGAGGCAGTTTTGATGTCTATTTCTGAAGGAGTGGTGCAGGTGGCTGGGGAATGACACCCATCTATATCCACAGGAGGCATATTTAAGTACTGTTTAGTAGTATGCTTCCCACAGGGCGACTTTGCTGTTGTGATGATGATGACCTCTTTCCCTTTTGCCTTGCAAGCACTAAGAAGAACTTTCAGGGTCTCTGTATCTTCTGAATTTATAGCATAAACAAGAGCTGAGTAACTAGAATGGTCTTGCAAGCTGAGGTCAGCCCCActcttgaggagcaaggaaacaaCTTCAGGGCCAGCTTTTTCTAAGCAAGCATGCATCAAAGCCGTTTTCCCAGATTTGTCCTGTATGTTGGGATCAGCATTGTTCTCTAACAGgtatttcaccattttggctttACTGACACTCTGGTGATCCACATGTTTGGTCTTACAAGCGATCATTAAAGGGGTTTCCCCACGGTCGTTGCTCTCATTAATGTAGGCACCGCCTTCTAGCAAAAGTCTTGTGAGGCGAAGCCGGCTCTGATGGACTGCTTTGATCAAGGAATTTCCTTCACTTGAAATTTCCATACCTTCATCCATCTTCAGAGGTTAGAAATCAATACCTGATTATCAAAGATGGTAAAGACCAAAAGATTAGCCAGAATCAACATCCCAACTTATATTCATTTTGTtagaattaattttgaaaatatgtaggGGACATAAATGGGATTATGCTATTAATAAATGCAGAACAAAATAGTGAATtgcaacataaaataaatttttgaatagTAATGACCTTTAGGagattacaaattaaaatttattttcaaaatcttcaTTGAATATTTATAACACCAACATAGTACTTTCCTAAGTCCCACATTAATTAACAAAGAATCCacctgtgaa
This sequence is a window from Papio anubis isolate 15944 chromosome 5, Panubis1.0, whole genome shotgun sequence. Protein-coding genes within it:
- the ANKRD34B gene encoding ankyrin repeat domain-containing protein 34B, which codes for MDEGMEISSEGNSLIKAVHQSRLRLTRLLLEGGAYINESNDRGETPLMIACKTKHVDHQSVSKAKMVKYLLENNADPNIQDKSGKTALMHACLEKAGPEVVSLLLKSGADLSLQDHSSYSALVYAINSEDTETLKVLLSACKAKGKEVIIITTAKSPCGKHTTKQYLNMPPVDIDGCHSPATCTTPSEIDIKTASSPLSHSSETELTLFGFKDLELTGSNDDTWDPGSPVRKPALAPKGPKLPQAPPWIKSPPSLMHQNRVASLQEELQDITPEEELSYKTNGLALSKRFITRHQSIDVKDTAHLLRAFDQASSRKMSYDEINYQSCLSEGNQQCIEVPADQDPDSNQTIFTSTLRSIVQKRNLGANHYSSDSQLSAGLTPPNLEDGKALVGKKKILSPSPSQLSESKELLENMPPGPLSRRNHAILERRGSGAFPLDHSVTQTRQGFLPPLNVNSHPPISDINVNNKICSLLSCGQKVLMPTVPIFPKEFKSKKMLLRRQSLQTEQIKQLVNF